One segment of Leuconostoc lactis DNA contains the following:
- the ftsA gene encoding cell division protein FtsA: MNNAGVTVGLDIGTTSIKVVIAQTTGNQFNVIGAGTAPSRGLRKGVIVDIDATASAIREAIDQAQEKANIQINEVVAGIPANQIEMIHVDGLVSIANQNKRITYDDVQHLTQQALSNNLPADRDVIDVIVDEFSVDGFDGIKDPHEMIGVRLEMRGTAYIGPSKILDNTRIAIQKAGVSLREFVLAPLAIGTSILNDGEQDFGTVLIDLGGGQTTTSIIHDRKLKFNTVDLEGGDNVTKDISTVLGTSYANAERIKRDYGFADPTQTRDDQTFMIDVVGESQPQTISEKYLSEIIAARLEQIFTRAFEPLQAVNGLNMPGGFVLTGGNAALPRMVDFAKTILGENVRLFVPDQIGLRHPSYTRAMAYAMFASRESMTQQVIKQVIMAQHDNSAYVQSDATIAMTPQTNVETTDANAKPFDHYQYGREDVQPQKGFFGRLIQSIKNLFSED, encoded by the coding sequence ATGAATAACGCAGGCGTGACGGTTGGTTTAGATATTGGTACCACATCAATTAAAGTTGTGATTGCACAGACAACAGGCAACCAGTTTAATGTGATTGGTGCGGGTACTGCACCATCACGTGGTTTACGTAAAGGCGTAATCGTTGATATTGATGCGACGGCCAGTGCAATTCGCGAAGCCATCGATCAAGCGCAAGAAAAAGCAAATATTCAAATTAATGAGGTTGTCGCGGGTATCCCAGCTAACCAAATCGAAATGATTCATGTGGATGGTTTAGTATCCATTGCCAATCAAAATAAGCGTATTACATATGACGATGTACAACATTTGACACAACAAGCTTTGTCAAATAACTTACCAGCTGATCGTGACGTCATCGATGTGATTGTTGATGAATTTAGCGTCGATGGTTTTGATGGCATCAAAGACCCACACGAAATGATTGGTGTGCGGCTTGAAATGCGTGGCACAGCCTATATTGGACCAAGTAAAATTTTAGACAACACAAGAATTGCCATTCAAAAAGCCGGCGTTTCATTGCGTGAATTCGTGTTAGCCCCTTTGGCAATTGGGACAAGTATTCTAAATGACGGTGAACAGGACTTTGGCACAGTATTAATCGATTTGGGTGGTGGTCAAACAACAACGTCCATCATTCATGATCGGAAGCTGAAGTTTAATACAGTTGATTTAGAGGGTGGCGACAACGTTACAAAGGATATTTCAACTGTTTTGGGCACATCATATGCGAATGCTGAACGGATTAAGCGTGATTATGGGTTTGCTGACCCAACCCAAACGCGTGATGACCAAACATTTATGATTGATGTGGTTGGTGAAAGCCAGCCACAAACGATCTCTGAAAAGTATTTGTCAGAAATTATTGCAGCCCGTTTAGAACAAATTTTCACGCGTGCCTTTGAACCATTACAGGCCGTCAACGGGCTGAATATGCCGGGTGGGTTTGTCTTGACTGGTGGCAATGCCGCACTCCCTCGAATGGTTGACTTTGCGAAGACCATTCTTGGTGAGAACGTTCGCTTGTTTGTACCCGATCAAATCGGTTTGCGCCATCCTTCATATACGCGCGCCATGGCTTATGCCATGTTTGCTTCGCGTGAAAGTATGACGCAACAGGTCATCAAGCAAGTTATTATGGCCCAACACGACAACTCAGCCTACGTGCAATCTGATGCGACAATTGCAATGACGCCCCAGACTAACGTTGAGACAACCGATGCAAACGCCAAGCCATTTGATCATTACCAATATGGTCGTGAAGATGTGCAACCTCAAAAAGGGTTCTTTGGTCGTTTGATACAGTCAATCAAAAATTTATTTAGCGAAGATTAA
- the ftsZ gene encoding cell division protein FtsZ: MDFSIDDAQEAGAIIKVIGVGGGGSNAVNHMIEEGVNGVEFIVANTDVQALDKSKADIKIQIGPKLTGGLGAGSNPERGTKAAEESAEDIASALAGADMVVITAGMGGGTGNGAAPVVARIAKEQGALTVAVVTRPFKWEGPKRGRFAAEGLQALSESVDSLIVITNERLKDRIDLRTPLSEAFKVVDEVVAQGVRGISELITNPGFINLDFADVKTVMQDAGPALMGVGQASGETRAADATKQAISSPLLEVDMSGAEDVLLNITGGLDMSLFEAQTASEVIAQEAGREVNVIFGTSIDENLGDSIRVTVIATGLQKSASEAAPKQSTQKAKPANLFGTPSADAAQAAATNSVFEKPVTDNVQAHPTPTQNDPFADWNMSGASKDAFAEDERFDGVQKQTFDVFNTPTSNQAPVDFSNTEDENEQPPFFKKR, encoded by the coding sequence ATGGATTTTTCAATTGATGACGCCCAAGAAGCTGGCGCAATCATTAAAGTTATCGGTGTTGGTGGCGGTGGATCAAATGCTGTTAACCATATGATCGAAGAAGGTGTCAATGGCGTTGAATTTATCGTGGCCAACACGGATGTTCAAGCACTTGACAAGTCTAAGGCTGACATTAAGATTCAAATTGGCCCAAAGTTGACAGGTGGTTTGGGGGCTGGTTCAAATCCCGAACGTGGGACAAAGGCAGCCGAAGAATCAGCTGAAGACATTGCCTCAGCACTTGCCGGTGCCGACATGGTCGTGATTACAGCCGGCATGGGTGGTGGTACTGGTAACGGTGCTGCGCCCGTCGTGGCCCGCATTGCCAAGGAACAAGGGGCTTTGACAGTGGCCGTGGTGACACGCCCATTTAAGTGGGAAGGCCCTAAGCGTGGTCGTTTTGCTGCTGAAGGCTTGCAAGCCTTGTCAGAATCAGTTGATTCACTCATTGTGATTACCAACGAACGTTTGAAGGATCGTATCGACTTGCGCACGCCTTTGTCAGAAGCCTTTAAGGTGGTCGATGAAGTAGTTGCTCAAGGTGTTCGTGGTATTTCTGAATTGATTACTAACCCAGGCTTTATCAACTTAGACTTTGCTGATGTGAAGACTGTGATGCAAGATGCCGGTCCTGCCTTGATGGGTGTCGGTCAAGCAAGTGGTGAAACACGTGCCGCAGATGCGACAAAGCAAGCTATCTCATCACCGTTGCTTGAAGTGGATATGTCAGGTGCCGAAGATGTCTTGTTGAACATTACTGGTGGCTTGGATATGTCATTGTTTGAAGCACAAACGGCTTCAGAAGTGATTGCCCAAGAAGCTGGTCGTGAAGTCAACGTTATCTTTGGAACGTCAATTGACGAAAACCTTGGCGATTCAATTCGCGTGACGGTAATTGCGACTGGTTTGCAAAAGAGTGCCAGCGAAGCAGCGCCAAAGCAATCAACGCAAAAGGCAAAGCCAGCCAACCTATTTGGCACACCGTCTGCTGATGCAGCGCAAGCCGCAGCAACAAATTCTGTATTTGAAAAGCCGGTGACTGATAATGTGCAAGCGCACCCAACGCCAACACAAAATGATCCATTTGCTGATTGGAATATGAGTGGCGCTTCTAAGGATGCCTTTGCAGAAGACGAACGATTTGATGGTGTTCAAAAGCAAACATTTGATGTCTTTAATACACCAACGTCAAATCAAGCACCCGTTGATTTTTCAAATACTGAAGATGAAAACGAACAACCACCATTCTTTAAGAAACGTTAA
- a CDS encoding cell division protein SepF — MALGETLRRLFSNEEDDVYEEGYGNTGYQEKPQQAYQQPVQSNPQQSTYFKRQGPQTTQPMTTDPNNANSKIALFEPKVYSDSRAIASQILGGEAVIVNFTQIDEAQAKRILDFLGGAVYAVNGEIERIGQSIFLVTPDTFEISGTLTDNLEPNTRY; from the coding sequence ATGGCATTAGGCGAGACACTAAGACGGCTCTTCAGTAATGAAGAAGACGATGTATATGAAGAAGGTTATGGCAACACGGGTTACCAAGAAAAGCCCCAACAAGCCTACCAACAGCCTGTACAATCAAACCCACAACAAAGCACTTACTTTAAGCGTCAAGGGCCACAAACGACACAACCAATGACGACAGATCCAAACAATGCCAATAGCAAAATTGCCTTGTTTGAACCAAAAGTTTATTCTGATTCACGTGCCATTGCCTCTCAAATTTTGGGTGGCGAAGCCGTGATTGTTAATTTCACACAAATTGATGAAGCACAAGCTAAGCGTATCCTTGATTTCTTAGGTGGCGCAGTTTACGCTGTTAACGGTGAAATTGAACGTATTGGACAATCCATCTTTTTAGTAACCCCTGATACATTTGAAATTTCAGGGACATTAACTGATAATTTGGAACCCAATACGCGGTACTAA
- a CDS encoding YggT family protein, with protein sequence MLEILSWVIRIARYYEYAIIIYILMTWLPGAQQSRVGQWLARIVVPYLNLFRFIPPIAGVLDLSPIIAILALNFAVSGLTHLVLLFV encoded by the coding sequence ATGCTTGAAATTTTAAGTTGGGTTATTCGAATTGCGCGTTACTACGAGTATGCAATTATTATTTACATCTTGATGACATGGCTGCCAGGTGCGCAACAATCTCGTGTTGGCCAGTGGCTTGCACGAATTGTTGTACCGTACTTGAACTTATTCCGTTTCATTCCGCCAATCGCTGGTGTGCTAGATCTTTCACCGATTATCGCTATTTTGGCTTTGAATTTTGCCGTCAGTGGCTTAACACATCTTGTGTTATTGTTCGTCTAA
- a CDS encoding RNA-binding protein — protein sequence MAEATTAITQHFRPEEAPFIQLASDWIRQSEDEYRTILTPFLNPREQYILTTLVNRADDLTSHFDGGVLGAESQRAIIAPAVYEIDQTAFELAVLEINYPTKFTELHHAAILGALMHAGIKRTVVGDILGQDQRWQIIVDSKMLTYIQQTVTMIGRAKITWTVLPLTQAITAQDDWEETFTLLPSLRLDAVIAATFDIPRSLAKTLITQQQVRLNWVTQAKPDHTVEIGDLISVRKYGRVKLAILDGYSKKDKIKALFHIIHR from the coding sequence ATGGCAGAAGCAACAACAGCTATTACGCAGCATTTCCGACCAGAAGAAGCGCCGTTTATTCAACTTGCGAGTGACTGGATTCGGCAAAGTGAAGATGAATATCGTACAATTCTCACACCATTTTTAAACCCAAGAGAACAGTACATTCTGACAACGCTGGTTAACCGAGCTGATGATTTAACCAGCCATTTTGATGGTGGTGTGCTGGGCGCTGAAAGCCAACGGGCAATCATCGCGCCAGCAGTTTATGAGATTGATCAGACAGCGTTTGAATTAGCGGTATTGGAAATCAATTATCCAACAAAGTTTACTGAATTACATCACGCAGCCATTTTGGGGGCGTTGATGCATGCCGGCATTAAACGAACAGTCGTGGGTGATATTCTTGGGCAGGACCAACGGTGGCAAATCATTGTCGACAGTAAAATGCTGACCTACATTCAGCAAACTGTGACGATGATTGGTCGGGCGAAAATAACTTGGACGGTGTTACCGTTGACGCAGGCGATCACGGCACAGGATGATTGGGAAGAAACCTTTACGTTACTGCCATCGTTACGGTTAGATGCGGTTATTGCAGCAACATTTGATATCCCAAGAAGCTTAGCGAAAACCTTGATCACGCAACAACAAGTGCGTTTGAATTGGGTCACGCAGGCTAAACCTGATCACACTGTTGAAATTGGCGATCTGATTTCTGTTCGCAAATACGGTCGAGTAAAGCTGGCTATCCTGGATGGCTACAGTAAAAAAGATAAAATTAAAGCACTTTTTCATATTATTCATCGATAA
- a CDS encoding DivIVA domain-containing protein yields MGLTPDEILNHEFTKKGARAYVASEVDAFLDQINSDYEALIADRDRLVHENAQLQVRVDELEAKREQVNQSIFVAQEAADRLKQDADAEVKKQLMHAQESATKIISDARTKAAAEATYLAEENAALVAEQNLLRAEVESFKDSFLKLLAQQRTLLENGDLAEAVHRLPMGEATAHRIGQVAVESTSVDDVVEEEVIAEAVVAESEQGPVVVFPEAETPNHN; encoded by the coding sequence ATGGGATTAACACCAGATGAAATTTTAAATCATGAATTTACTAAAAAGGGCGCACGTGCGTATGTTGCCTCTGAAGTTGATGCCTTTTTGGATCAAATCAACAGTGATTACGAAGCACTCATTGCAGATCGTGACCGCTTAGTTCATGAAAATGCACAATTACAAGTTCGCGTGGATGAATTAGAAGCTAAGCGCGAACAAGTTAACCAATCAATTTTTGTTGCCCAAGAGGCCGCTGATCGCTTAAAGCAAGATGCTGATGCTGAAGTTAAAAAGCAGTTGATGCATGCACAAGAATCTGCGACAAAGATTATTAGCGATGCACGGACAAAGGCTGCAGCAGAAGCGACATATCTTGCAGAAGAAAATGCTGCTTTGGTTGCTGAACAAAACCTATTGCGTGCCGAAGTGGAAAGTTTCAAAGATTCCTTCTTGAAATTATTGGCACAACAGCGTACACTATTAGAAAATGGTGATTTAGCGGAAGCTGTTCATCGTTTACCAATGGGTGAAGCGACAGCTCACCGCATTGGGCAAGTGGCTGTTGAATCAACATCAGTTGATGATGTCGTTGAAGAAGAAGTGATTGCTGAAGCAGTGGTCGCTGAATCTGAACAAGGACCAGTTGTCGTGTTTCCCGAAGCGGAAACGCCAAATCATAATTAA